From Sporosarcina sp. Te-1, the proteins below share one genomic window:
- a CDS encoding helix-turn-helix domain-containing protein: protein MMNELGQKIRSIRKEKNLTLKEIADATGFSISFLSQLELGKSSATLESLKKIAIVLHVSPAHFFEEVIPEQTGSSFMFERIASYGIHYQNLAPGFHSPDFMPMRVILKPGEDGGQPIIHAGQEFVFVLEGVLSVEISGNQRELAKGESLFYSAQESHYWYNRSNADVIFLCVSSDTGNPNGK from the coding sequence ATGATGAATGAACTCGGACAAAAGATTAGATCCATCAGGAAGGAAAAAAATCTGACATTGAAGGAAATTGCGGATGCAACCGGCTTCTCCATTAGTTTCCTATCACAGCTCGAACTGGGAAAATCATCAGCTACACTCGAATCGTTGAAGAAAATAGCGATTGTCCTCCATGTCAGTCCCGCCCACTTTTTTGAAGAAGTAATTCCAGAACAAACAGGAAGTTCCTTTATGTTTGAACGGATCGCCTCCTATGGCATCCATTATCAAAATTTGGCGCCCGGTTTTCATTCGCCAGATTTCATGCCCATGCGTGTGATACTAAAACCCGGCGAAGATGGCGGACAGCCAATCATCCATGCCGGGCAGGAGTTTGTCTTCGTACTGGAAGGCGTCTTGTCAGTTGAAATTTCAGGAAACCAGCGTGAGTTAGCAAAAGGGGAATCCTTATTTTACAGTGCACAGGAATCGCATTATTGGTACAACCGAAGTAATGCTGATGTTATTTTTCTCTGTGTCAGTTCGGACACCGGCAATCCGAATGGTAAATGA
- a CDS encoding MFS transporter yields the protein MNLGGKFVEKRDMRRVLIASLVGSSIEWFDYFLYGTVAALVFNTMFFVSEDPSIGLILAYASFALSFFIRPLGGVIFSHIGDKIGRKKTLVLTLSLMGIATFGMGLLPTYFAIGIWAPILLITLRLIQGLGIGGEWGGAMLLAVEYAPKEKRGFFGSVPQMGVTIGMVLGTLALSIMTLLPEDAFMSWGWRVPFLLSSLLVVFGLWIRKGIEETPSFREVQSKGSIPKVPVVDTFKYHWREVLIAIGAKVVETAPFYIFGTFVVSYATQHVGHSNNEVLMAVMVATIITTILIPLMGRLSDKVGRKPLYVYGTIAMGLYAFPYFWLLHQGSNTMMFIATIVGLGIIWSPITAVLGTMFSEIFSAEVRYTGISLGYQIGAALAGGTAPLIATALLLKFNNSYVPVALYIIFTAGVSLLAIWAVRDRKDQHLDEINAVPTEKTTIGTKEFS from the coding sequence ATGAACTTAGGGGGGAAGTTTGTGGAGAAAAGGGATATGAGACGGGTATTGATCGCAAGTCTAGTCGGGAGCTCCATCGAATGGTTCGACTATTTTCTTTACGGGACAGTAGCGGCTCTAGTCTTCAATACGATGTTTTTTGTTTCGGAAGATCCATCGATCGGTTTAATACTAGCTTATGCATCGTTTGCTTTATCATTTTTTATCCGTCCGCTCGGGGGAGTTATTTTCAGTCATATCGGAGATAAAATCGGACGCAAGAAAACACTTGTTTTGACGTTAAGCCTTATGGGTATCGCGACGTTCGGAATGGGGCTTTTGCCGACCTACTTTGCGATCGGCATTTGGGCACCTATTCTTTTAATAACGCTCCGGCTTATTCAGGGCTTGGGTATCGGAGGCGAGTGGGGAGGCGCCATGCTGCTCGCTGTTGAATATGCTCCAAAGGAAAAGCGCGGTTTTTTTGGATCCGTGCCGCAAATGGGCGTCACGATTGGAATGGTGCTAGGGACGTTAGCACTGTCTATCATGACACTTCTTCCGGAAGATGCTTTCATGAGCTGGGGATGGCGAGTGCCGTTCCTGTTAAGCTCCTTGCTCGTTGTATTTGGTCTTTGGATCCGTAAAGGCATTGAAGAGACGCCATCATTTCGGGAAGTGCAATCAAAAGGATCGATACCTAAAGTGCCTGTTGTGGATACATTCAAATACCATTGGCGTGAAGTATTGATTGCGATCGGTGCAAAAGTTGTCGAGACGGCGCCGTTCTATATTTTCGGGACGTTTGTCGTTTCCTATGCGACTCAACATGTAGGTCACTCAAACAATGAAGTGCTCATGGCTGTCATGGTCGCAACTATTATTACAACGATCTTAATTCCGCTGATGGGGCGCCTGTCTGATAAGGTGGGCAGAAAGCCGCTCTACGTGTATGGAACTATCGCGATGGGACTCTATGCGTTTCCGTATTTCTGGCTGTTGCATCAAGGTTCCAACACGATGATGTTCATTGCCACAATCGTTGGACTTGGCATTATCTGGTCGCCGATTACGGCAGTCCTTGGAACGATGTTTTCGGAAATCTTCTCGGCTGAGGTCAGATATACAGGCATTTCGCTTGGTTATCAAATAGGAGCCGCATTGGCCGGAGGGACGGCACCTTTGATTGCCACGGCGTTGCTTCTGAAGTTCAACAATTCGTATGTGCCGGTTGCTTTGTATATCATTTTTACCGCTGGGGTGTCGCTGCTTGCCATTTGGGCAGTGCGGGATCGGAAAGACCAGCACTTGGATGAAATAAATGCTGTTCCCACGGAAAAGACAACGATTGGCACTAAAGAGTTCAGCTAG
- a CDS encoding ornithine cyclodeaminase family protein, with protein sequence MITMNEAQIMEMYGMEEAVQDVADVLHSLAAGKVENPPRTVIEFPERGASILYMPCADIAEGIATNKTVSIFPGNPKANGMPTTQGVILVTNAKDGRHLALLNASYLTRLRTGAMTALATDRLAKTNASVLCAIGTGGMAYEQVLGVLAVRSIKEILLVNPTESKARTFAERLRSEGRVGDDVTIEIIKDVGDAVRRADIINCATRSTTPVFDGAAIQPGTHVNGVGSYLPHMREVDETFILQCSKIVVDDLHGVQEEAGELIHANRQSDWSFDNLHGELVHLVTGQIKGRELENEITFFKSVGAAYFDLAVAKGVYRKAEKEGLGVIVGI encoded by the coding sequence ATGATTACAATGAATGAAGCGCAAATAATGGAAATGTACGGCATGGAAGAAGCCGTTCAAGATGTAGCAGACGTGCTCCATTCACTTGCGGCCGGAAAGGTGGAAAATCCGCCACGCACAGTCATTGAGTTCCCTGAGCGAGGTGCATCCATTCTTTATATGCCTTGCGCGGACATAGCCGAGGGGATCGCGACAAACAAAACTGTATCCATATTCCCGGGAAATCCCAAGGCCAATGGGATGCCGACGACGCAGGGCGTTATCTTAGTCACAAATGCTAAAGACGGACGGCATCTTGCCCTTCTGAATGCATCCTATTTAACGAGACTGCGGACCGGTGCTATGACAGCTTTGGCCACAGATCGTCTAGCAAAAACCAATGCGTCTGTTCTATGTGCAATTGGAACTGGGGGAATGGCGTATGAACAAGTTCTCGGTGTTCTTGCCGTCCGTTCCATAAAGGAAATCCTGCTCGTTAATCCGACCGAATCAAAAGCAAGGACATTCGCAGAACGGTTGCGATCCGAGGGCAGGGTTGGGGATGATGTAACCATCGAGATAATAAAAGACGTAGGAGATGCTGTCCGCCGTGCTGATATTATCAACTGTGCAACCCGGTCAACGACACCGGTTTTCGACGGGGCAGCCATACAGCCCGGCACTCATGTAAACGGTGTCGGTTCCTATTTGCCTCATATGCGGGAAGTCGATGAAACATTCATTCTTCAATGCTCAAAAATTGTAGTAGATGATTTGCATGGTGTGCAAGAGGAAGCGGGTGAACTGATCCATGCCAATCGACAGTCGGACTGGTCGTTCGACAACCTGCATGGAGAACTTGTCCATCTGGTCACAGGGCAAATCAAAGGCCGCGAACTGGAGAATGAAATCACTTTCTTCAAATCAGTCGGTGCTGCATACTTCGACCTCGCCGTCGCCAAAGGGGTTTATCGGAAGGCGGAGAAAGAAGGTCTTGGCGTGATTGTCGGTATCTGA
- a CDS encoding ABC transporter ATP-binding protein: MVRKELLKVEGLKQYFPIKGGMMGRTVNYVKAVDDISFTIYEGETVSIVGESGCGKSTTGRAILRLEEPTEGSVVFNGEELTTLSKRGMQKHRKDLQIIFQDPYASINPRQTVADVLDEAMTIQKVLPAKDRRKRIIELLETVGLNEYQADRYPHEFSGGQRQRIGIARALSVNPKLIICDEAVSALDVSIQAQVLNLLEELQKEFQLTYLFISHDLGVVRHISDRVIVMYLGKIVEIGDKYSIFDSSKHPYTKALLSAIPVPDPTREKKHIVLTGDVPSPIDPPSGCRFHTRCPFAQAKCKTDVPVLKKHGGMTAGHEAACHFVEEIERGTIQAKGFEEALF, encoded by the coding sequence ATGGTGAGAAAAGAATTGCTGAAGGTCGAAGGACTGAAACAGTATTTTCCGATTAAAGGCGGCATGATGGGCCGTACCGTCAATTATGTGAAGGCTGTCGACGATATAAGCTTCACCATTTACGAAGGGGAAACGGTCAGTATCGTAGGAGAATCCGGCTGCGGTAAATCAACAACCGGCCGAGCCATTCTTCGACTCGAGGAGCCGACTGAAGGGTCTGTCGTCTTCAACGGTGAAGAACTGACGACCTTATCCAAGCGGGGCATGCAAAAACATCGAAAAGACTTGCAAATCATTTTTCAAGACCCTTATGCTTCCATTAATCCACGGCAAACAGTAGCCGATGTATTGGATGAGGCGATGACAATCCAGAAGGTGCTGCCCGCCAAAGACAGACGAAAGCGTATTATTGAACTTCTGGAGACCGTAGGGTTAAATGAATACCAAGCTGATCGCTATCCACACGAGTTTTCGGGCGGACAACGACAACGGATCGGCATCGCCCGTGCCTTATCAGTCAATCCAAAACTGATCATTTGCGATGAAGCAGTCTCAGCATTGGACGTATCCATTCAAGCGCAGGTGTTGAACCTTCTGGAAGAGTTACAGAAAGAATTTCAATTGACCTATTTATTTATCTCCCATGACCTTGGCGTTGTTCGACATATATCGGATCGTGTCATCGTCATGTACCTAGGGAAAATCGTAGAAATTGGTGATAAATATTCAATATTTGATAGTTCAAAACATCCCTATACGAAGGCGTTGCTCTCAGCTATCCCTGTTCCGGATCCTACTCGAGAGAAAAAACATATTGTCCTGACCGGAGATGTACCGTCGCCGATTGATCCACCGTCTGGCTGCCGATTCCATACGCGTTGTCCATTTGCGCAAGCCAAATGCAAAACCGACGTTCCTGTGCTGAAAAAACATGGAGGGATGACAGCAGGACACGAAGCCGCTTGTCATTTTGTTGAGGAGATAGAAAGAGGTACAATCCAAGCAAAAGGATTTGAGGAAGCTTTATTTTAA
- a CDS encoding ABC transporter ATP-binding protein, with the protein MAETLLEVRNLRTSFYTDEGEVKAVDGVNFTLPAGGTLGIVGESGSGKSITALSILKLLATNGKIKSGEILFKGENILSYSDKKMRDLRGNTISMIFQEPMTSLNPVFTVGQQISESIIKHQNLSKKKALLRSVELLKLVGIPSPDKRVKQYPHELSGGMRQRVMIAMALACNPEILIADEPTTALDVTIQAQILGLIRGLQKRLGMSVIMITHDLGVVAETCDFVAVMYAGQVVEYSDVQTLFQKPKHPYTIGLLNSLPRHDIELKKLEPIRGNVPNPKDMPIGCRFAPRCPAATELCKQDLPDLLKDREGNDVRCWIYSEKWEGESEVMVYGEKRIAEGRRTETVFSD; encoded by the coding sequence TTGGCAGAGACATTACTGGAAGTACGGAATCTCCGTACTTCGTTCTATACAGATGAAGGAGAAGTCAAAGCGGTCGACGGTGTCAATTTTACACTTCCAGCAGGAGGAACCCTTGGCATTGTAGGTGAATCTGGTTCAGGAAAAAGCATTACCGCGCTTTCCATCCTAAAACTATTGGCAACCAACGGGAAAATTAAAAGCGGCGAGATACTGTTCAAAGGGGAAAACATTTTGTCATATTCAGACAAAAAGATGCGTGATTTGAGAGGCAATACCATCTCTATGATTTTTCAGGAGCCCATGACATCCTTGAATCCTGTTTTTACGGTTGGCCAGCAAATAAGTGAATCCATTATAAAGCACCAGAACTTGTCGAAAAAAAAGGCGCTGCTTCGTTCCGTCGAATTGTTAAAGCTTGTCGGAATCCCATCTCCTGATAAGCGAGTGAAGCAGTATCCGCATGAACTGTCAGGCGGCATGCGACAGCGGGTCATGATTGCCATGGCACTTGCCTGCAATCCGGAGATCTTGATTGCCGATGAGCCGACGACTGCATTGGATGTTACCATACAAGCTCAGATACTCGGTTTAATTCGAGGGTTGCAGAAGCGTCTTGGTATGTCAGTCATTATGATTACGCATGACTTGGGAGTCGTTGCGGAAACTTGTGATTTTGTAGCGGTCATGTATGCCGGGCAGGTCGTCGAGTATTCGGATGTTCAGACATTATTTCAAAAACCAAAGCATCCATATACAATTGGCTTGCTAAATTCATTGCCACGGCATGATATAGAACTTAAAAAACTGGAACCGATCCGCGGCAATGTACCGAACCCCAAAGACATGCCGATCGGCTGCCGCTTTGCACCGCGGTGTCCAGCTGCGACTGAGCTATGCAAGCAAGATCTTCCGGATTTACTGAAGGATCGGGAAGGAAATGATGTCCGTTGCTGGATTTATTCTGAGAAATGGGAAGGCGAATCGGAGGTGATGGTCTATGGTGAGAAAAGAATTGCTGAAGGTCGAAGGACTGAAACAGTATTTTCCGATTAA
- a CDS encoding ABC transporter permease has product MTKFIIRRLLQTIPVLIGVSILVFSLMYLIPGDPAQIIAGEGASPKTVEQIREKLGLNEPAPVQYFNYMKNVVQGDLGNSIRSGRPVMDEIKVRFWTTVELSFYATILAVFIGLIAGIISAVRHYTWSDITIMLIALFGLSMPNFWFGLMLIQWFAIGPEWLPDFMKMRASGWGDDWRQVLLPVVTLGTGGAAIIARMTRSSMLEVIGQDYIRTARAKGMSERIVIYRHALKNALIPVITVVGLEFGGFLGGAVLTEHIFAINGMGRLTIDAIRTRDFPIVQGTVLIISFLFVFVNLLVDISYRLLNKRIDLN; this is encoded by the coding sequence ATGACAAAATTTATTATTAGGCGCCTGCTCCAGACAATTCCAGTTCTGATCGGCGTCTCCATTCTCGTCTTTTCGTTAATGTATTTAATACCGGGAGATCCCGCCCAAATCATTGCGGGTGAAGGAGCTTCCCCAAAAACGGTGGAACAGATCCGGGAAAAGTTAGGGCTGAATGAACCAGCGCCCGTCCAATATTTCAACTATATGAAAAATGTAGTACAAGGGGATTTGGGAAACTCAATCCGAAGCGGGCGTCCCGTGATGGACGAAATTAAGGTCAGATTTTGGACGACTGTCGAACTCTCCTTTTATGCCACGATCCTTGCCGTATTTATTGGATTGATCGCTGGCATCATTTCAGCAGTGCGACATTATACATGGTCGGATATTACAATCATGCTCATCGCCTTGTTCGGCCTGTCCATGCCAAATTTTTGGTTTGGCCTCATGCTCATCCAGTGGTTTGCAATCGGACCTGAGTGGTTGCCGGACTTCATGAAAATGCGTGCGTCCGGGTGGGGAGATGATTGGCGGCAAGTCCTTTTGCCGGTCGTTACTCTCGGCACAGGAGGCGCCGCTATTATCGCACGGATGACAAGATCGTCCATGCTTGAGGTGATCGGGCAGGATTATATACGTACAGCCCGGGCAAAAGGGATGAGCGAGCGAATTGTCATTTATCGTCATGCGCTTAAGAACGCTTTGATTCCTGTCATCACAGTCGTCGGACTTGAATTCGGCGGTTTTCTTGGCGGAGCGGTATTGACGGAACACATCTTTGCTATAAACGGAATGGGACGCTTGACTATTGATGCCATTCGGACTAGGGACTTTCCGATTGTTCAAGGGACCGTTCTCATCATTTCGTTCTTATTCGTATTCGTCAATCTGCTAGTCGATATTTCGTATCGACTGTTGAACAAGCGGATTGATTTGAATTAA
- the nikC gene encoding nickel transporter permease: MVQQTPAADFGQKRSSPRVEAYKGFWRRLRKNKAAVVGGALILFFILTGLFGPYFTTADPNATQISIKLQPPSAEHWFGTDNYGRDIFTRIIHGMAITMKVGFLSVALGGVIGVFLGIISGYYGGILDTVIMRTMDVLLAFPGILLALAIVSVLGGSLTNVIIAVGVFSVPTFARVVRGSTLSVRKLEYIDAVKALGASDGRIIFKHILPNVLSPIIVQLTLRIATAVLTASGLAFLGLGAKPPTPEWGAMLSEGRAYMREAPHLVLFPGIMIVLVVLAFNIFGDGLRDALDPKMKK, encoded by the coding sequence ATGGTTCAACAAACGCCTGCTGCGGACTTTGGGCAAAAGCGTTCCAGCCCGAGAGTGGAAGCATACAAGGGATTTTGGCGAAGGCTTCGTAAAAACAAGGCGGCCGTCGTCGGCGGGGCATTAATTCTTTTTTTTATTCTGACTGGACTGTTTGGTCCTTATTTCACGACAGCCGACCCAAATGCAACTCAAATTTCAATTAAACTCCAACCGCCATCTGCGGAGCATTGGTTTGGTACGGATAATTATGGACGTGATATCTTCACTCGAATTATCCACGGCATGGCCATTACGATGAAAGTCGGTTTTTTATCCGTTGCACTTGGGGGAGTGATCGGTGTCTTTCTCGGCATCATTTCAGGTTATTACGGCGGCATATTGGATACAGTCATTATGCGGACAATGGATGTGCTTCTTGCCTTTCCGGGAATCTTGCTCGCGCTTGCTATTGTATCTGTACTTGGCGGCAGTTTAACAAATGTCATTATTGCAGTCGGTGTATTTTCTGTACCAACCTTTGCCCGAGTTGTTCGGGGTTCCACCCTTTCGGTCCGCAAGCTCGAATATATCGATGCCGTGAAAGCGCTGGGAGCATCCGACGGAAGGATCATTTTTAAGCATATTTTGCCGAACGTCCTATCACCTATTATTGTCCAATTGACTCTTCGCATCGCTACTGCTGTTTTGACGGCCAGCGGTCTTGCCTTTTTAGGTTTGGGTGCGAAGCCGCCGACTCCCGAATGGGGAGCGATGCTGAGTGAGGGTCGCGCCTACATGAGAGAGGCGCCGCATCTCGTATTATTTCCTGGAATCATGATCGTTCTCGTTGTATTGGCATTCAATATCTTTGGAGATGGATTGAGAGATGCACTCGATCCGAAAATGAAAAAGTAA